Proteins encoded by one window of Gordonia jinghuaiqii:
- a CDS encoding alpha/beta fold hydrolase encodes MTINPDTRTADAQTADTRTADTQTGPALLELPTEHGVLRYREAGDGPPLVLLHGSGPGVTGWRNFRNNLPALAEHFRTFVLELPGFGVSDGFGVPHPMQSAQTAIRAFLDGLDLGRVRMIGNSMGGFIATDFALAAPDRVERLVTVGGAGTNLFGPQPGEGIIRLSEFVENPTRESLVAWLNSMVFDRSLITEEMVEERWEQATDPDTLASSRAMYGSAALQRMTDAMRNSEASPGWANLRRLEVPTLITWGRDDRVSPVDMSIIPMRTLPFGEVHIFPNCGHWVMIEQQKAWESAVLAFLTR; translated from the coding sequence ATGACGATCAACCCCGACACCCGGACCGCCGACGCCCAGACCGCCGACACCCGGACTGCCGACACCCAGACCGGGCCGGCGCTCCTCGAATTGCCCACCGAACACGGTGTGTTGCGCTATCGAGAGGCCGGCGACGGGCCGCCGTTGGTCCTGCTGCACGGCTCGGGGCCCGGGGTCACCGGATGGCGGAACTTCCGGAACAATCTCCCGGCCCTGGCGGAGCATTTCCGGACTTTCGTACTCGAATTGCCGGGCTTCGGCGTCAGTGACGGTTTCGGGGTTCCGCACCCGATGCAGTCCGCGCAGACCGCAATCCGGGCCTTCCTCGACGGTCTCGACCTCGGACGCGTCCGAATGATCGGCAACTCGATGGGCGGCTTCATCGCCACCGACTTCGCCCTCGCCGCGCCGGACCGGGTGGAACGCCTGGTGACGGTCGGCGGTGCCGGTACAAACCTCTTCGGTCCGCAACCGGGCGAAGGCATCATCCGCCTCAGCGAGTTCGTCGAGAACCCGACCCGCGAATCCCTGGTCGCATGGCTGAATTCGATGGTCTTCGATCGCTCGCTGATCACCGAGGAGATGGTCGAGGAGAGGTGGGAGCAGGCCACGGATCCGGACACGCTGGCGAGTTCGCGCGCCATGTACGGCTCGGCTGCGCTGCAGCGCATGACCGATGCGATGCGGAACTCGGAGGCGTCGCCCGGCTGGGCGAATCTCCGACGGCTCGAGGTGCCGACCCTGATCACCTGGGGACGTGACGACCGGGTGAGTCCTGTCGACATGTCGATCATCCCGATGCGAACCCTGCCGTTCGGCGAGGTCCACATCTTCCCCAACTGCGGTCACTGGGTCATGATCGAACAACAGAAAGCCTGGGAGTCAGCGGTTCTCGCATTCTTGACACGCTGA
- a CDS encoding Dabb family protein, producing MYEVTRLVNVVEPGDEQVVAAVADQISAAATATGARTTLVSPTLPGARNGGDVVAHLQFDCEDQWRRTRADFDLATSSASVARINSVEYHGGNTRWAVDSGRRHPASHGTVYRTLLLRVDETATCAQIDEFEEALLRMPRYIGSIQAWQLSHVAVAHGDSRWTHVWEQEFADVDGLLREYMDHPFHWASVDPFFDPENPKCIVKDRVCHSFCLTEDHVVAPAEPARSVDSAL from the coding sequence TGAACGTCGTCGAGCCCGGCGACGAACAGGTGGTGGCCGCGGTCGCCGACCAGATCTCCGCCGCCGCCACCGCCACCGGTGCGCGTACGACGCTGGTGTCGCCGACCCTGCCCGGAGCACGCAACGGGGGTGACGTCGTCGCCCACCTGCAGTTCGACTGCGAGGATCAATGGCGGCGCACCCGCGCCGACTTCGACCTGGCCACCTCGAGCGCATCGGTCGCGCGCATCAACTCGGTCGAGTACCACGGTGGGAATACACGATGGGCGGTGGACTCCGGCCGTCGTCATCCCGCCTCTCACGGAACCGTCTACCGCACACTGTTACTGCGCGTCGACGAGACGGCCACGTGCGCTCAGATCGACGAGTTCGAGGAAGCCCTGCTGCGCATGCCGCGGTACATCGGCTCCATCCAGGCATGGCAGCTCAGCCATGTGGCCGTGGCGCACGGCGACTCGCGGTGGACGCACGTATGGGAGCAGGAGTTCGCCGACGTCGACGGTCTGCTCCGCGAGTACATGGACCACCCTTTCCACTGGGCTTCGGTGGATCCGTTCTTCGACCCGGAAAATCCCAAGTGCATCGTGAAAGACCGGGTATGTCACAGCTTCTGCCTCACGGAGGACCACGTGGTGGCGCCGGCGGAACCAGCCCGATCGGTGGACTCGGCGCTGTGA